A genome region from Gigantopelta aegis isolate Gae_Host chromosome 3, Gae_host_genome, whole genome shotgun sequence includes the following:
- the LOC121368946 gene encoding uncharacterized protein LOC121368946 yields MKRLADRPATMWSIFCVLFLTPVTLSLTDRRLPYGTCVCVTEAFVDAFKTPSWTSERITYLARNECLKTTGQVIESGGDVWYAVTVKNEELNHQVLWYINVLNCRN; encoded by the exons ATGAAACGTCTTGCAGACAGACCCGCCACCATGTGgagtattttttgtgttttgtttttaaccccGGTAACTCTTTCTTTGACGGACAGACGACTGCCGTACGGAACCTGCGTGTGCGTTACGGAGGCGTTCGTAGACGCATTCAAAACCC CTAGCTGGACCAGCGAAAGAATCACGTACCTCGCTAGAAACGAGTGTCTGAAAACTACGGGTCAGGTTATCGAGTCAGGGGGTGATGTCTGGTACGCTGTTACGGTCAAAAATGAa GAATTGAACCATCAAGTGTTATggtatattaatgttttgaacTGTAGGAATTGA
- the LOC121369366 gene encoding uncharacterized protein LOC121369366: protein MVRYKITVACLLWMSVNVVSGQGAMSRDNDETTPTNDILSEDHVQESIRLGLENHVICPTGWTPAVWQVSAMGLDEPICLRIVNDSRSWEESRDVCRQDRGFLVKLESKIQIGTLSLKQCMDDLGIQSYWSGLHEEGSKLVWDELRPSVVQTFAQPQVGHDKVKRGWLWNRTTFEDIDDSCGMVSVKRDFFSLGRNRRSNRASDPSEIFKRKSVQRNRRSKGNRIWFEGRKRRSAEEKQAFGRRKRRFNGRIRRSDGDKRWFGGRKRRSSRQKQGSDRRTRRSDGTKLNLGFGRLGDMDDNLNNPLNIPGDHDPSENNSPNLMFLQHSRQNAKNRFLGQLLKHHHLRQQRKLLQQQQQQQQKAQKDHNGQVIAQNASETTTSTVVPTTSSQTTDAIGNDGGFEDPSQSSQEKHNVKRSTARRNEITTPPTVSNTTSATPGSSGLDYTSQTSTRVNTVPTSTAQSTTQASVVTSSNAQNGHTIRGDSVSTETSTSLPIYTTSEPINKTLDVDSSEISENATSSQDMSLEEKDLALKINETSTSKTTTTSSFTIIIAATVTTAPTDHAQTVNASFSSGSSTTTTPQTLDPSTITGSPTRSTSGKITPSSTTSTTSKHTISRTTTSSPPSSKASVSKSSTSGSTASITDHITPVPTRPSSSTAVTDSDDDDDDAIPTAVKTTASPATLRGSAATPPPKSEVLKFSNTLFPTSFHTAAATDYIKELAERLAFTKTPALQHSLEAKMNLQDCSERHASVCYKQPIRYLGRTPLCGEGWLGHPDVDKCYVVNASPLSFYDAHQQCLAQGGVMAHVDSDFYGNVTALALLFYRARTRIGTFAWVDLQSTNKLKLNGSCAYLDDFTLKAFPCTTFLPSVCEKAPRYFLAVDSVQPVFDDDDVENVFTSYNLPGSLLCPLTSSLPDQQVTWVKDGTVIPEIRVRESYRNGFNSRNLRLDSTLAQRLGRSPGEVVHPSRLQGLYWCQMWLNRPYRKIKSNKFLVIFNDVLTLHGVVNTKGIPLYDAALLNYMNAETGIPVTMSRDLSTINQNIFRSLLRLFTTVGDIDSVVKHAGPESGEVSFYVHLSLKHPVLDDVKDKIVTAYLERFHDVLTTMDFNISRQWNVERPVVSNIRIRRTDACIRDELTDKDTGHKAHFETTAVGQRANSKDVCGAIPAGFAVCKGDYETGAFWDLWHIDSTCNLHENTELFITPFSSLPKEPFMELDKVEIEDSNVIEVMDKLEDILEKTSELTEADIDKCAQVMKRIVEVNPSSEQVGKQLVSTVNKILDLGDTAMHKAEMKTKAASTIINNLEEFARKSDLGRITHARFVSPNIAVEMWDLQQGMKPVIGLGASVAGDWNTPLSQPRILTIRDRSDDMLMTFDVAIELPIALVTERMNAGTNITRLSMIIYRKVGLFTSVAPLSNNSHDVINSAIIAASLGGKKIVGLQDSIRMVFKPFKDRTSHLQTTRCVYWDFHRSGWSNEGCHYNGTKFGKEICVCDHLTNFAILLDFYGQRKPIAPDHELTLSIITLVGLSLSILGLSLTVISFIFFKKLRKGRAQLTLFNMALALVAANLVFLVGIKQTSNYVICLLVSMLLHYLLLVAFMWMLIEAVLQYFTFVKVLGSYISRYTLKTLISAWGLPLIPVITVLSIDYDLYRGRSNYCWLDLQAFYYAFALPVGVIIFVNVIMFVVVLVSITRRPDGLRNNQSKHKRASTNLKAAITVFVLLGLTWTFGYLAIDNARLVFQYIFTIFSSLQGFFIFILMVARRPQVREQWKAVCCRKRNERTQKKVSPTISNSASSRGSEGSSRGSDASSRGSDVGLHFNGSSRTLISTSSLSSTCSSMSGSYGNSAFVSSSFVNRAFNDGFDPMYNVHSRRNSTPYMNLYDKPCDIKQ from the exons ATGGTGAGGTACAAGATAACTGTCGCTTGTTTGTTATGGATGTCAG TTAATGTGGTGTCTGGTCAAGGAGCGATGTCTCGTGATAATGATGAGACCACGCCCACCAACGACATCCTCAGCGAGGACCATGTTCAGGAGAGCATTCGATTGGGTCTGGAGAATCACGTGATATGCCCCACGGGCTGGACGCCCGCTGTGTGGCAAGTGTCGGCTATGGGGCTGGATGAACCCATCTGTTTGCGAATAGTGAACGACTCGAGGTCGTGGGAGGAATCACGTGACGTCTGCAGACAAGACAGGGGATTCCTGGTGAAGTTGGAGTCGAAGATACAGATAGGGACTTTGTCTCTCAAACAATGCATGGACGATCTTG gAATTCAGTCGTACTGGTCGGGGCTGCACGAAGAGGGATCTAAACTGGTGTGGGATGAACTACGTCCATCTGTGGTACAGACATTCGCTCA ACCACAAGTCGGGCATGACAAAGTTAAACGAGGGTGGTTATGGAACAGAACGACATTTGAAGATATTGACGATTCGTGTGGAATGGTTTCTGTGAAACGTGATTTCTTCAGTCTGGGCAGAAACCGCAGATCAAACAGGGCAAGCGATCCATCAGAAATATTCAAACGAAAATCTGTTCAAAGGAATCGAAGATCTAAAGGAAATAGGATATGGTTTGAAGGAAGGAAGCGAAGATCTGCtgaagaaaaacaggcttttgGCAGAAGGAAGCGAAGGTTTAACGGAAGAATACGAAGATCTGACGGAGATAAGCGATGGTTTGGCGGAAGGAAGCGAAGGTCTTCCAGACAGAAGCAGGGTTCTGACAGAAGGACGCGAAGATCGGACGGAACAAAACTGAACCTGGGGTTTGGACGTCTCGGAGATATGGATGACAACTTGAACAATCCTCTCAACATTCCCGGAGATCACGACCCGTCAGAAAACAACTCCCCAAACTTAATGTTTCTTCAACACAGCAGACAGAATGCTAAAAACAGATTCCTCGGCCAGTTGCTAAAACATCACCATCTGCGACAACAACGAAAACTgctgcagcagcagcaacaacaacaacaaaaagcacAAAAAGACCACAATGGACAAGTAATTGCACAGAACGCCAGTGAGACCACTACATCCACGGTGGTCCCAACAACGTCTTCACAGACAACCGATGCTATTGGAAATGATGGTGGATTTGAGGACCCATCTCAATCATCTCAGGAGAAACACAACGTCAAAAGAAGCACAGCACGGCGTAATGAGATAACAACACCTCCTACTGTTTCTAACACGACTTCAGCGACGCCAGGGTCTAGTGGTTTAGACTATACGTCACAGACATCAACACGTGTTAACACTGTCCCGACTAGCACTGCTCAGTCGACAACACAAGCATCAGTTGTGACTTCGTCTAATGCACAAAATGGTCATACAATACGTGGAGACTCAGTATCGACAGAAACATCAACATCATTGCCAATCTATACGACATCAGAACCAATAAACAAGACATTAGATGTTGATTCATCTGAAATCAGTGAAAATGCCACAAGTAGCCAAGATATGTCTCTCGAAGAGAAAGATCTAGCACTAAAAATTAACGAAACGTCTActtctaaaacaacaacaacgtcatcatttacaataattatagcCGCCACTGTTACTACTGCTCCAACAGATCACGCTCAGACGGTCAACGCGTCTTTTAGTTCAGGGAGTAGCACAACAACCACCCCACAAACACTTGACCCTTCAACTATTACAGGCTCCCCCACAAGATCGACTTCAGGTAAAATAACACCTTCTTCAACTACTTCTACAACTTCCAAACACACAATTTCTAGGACAACAACCTCCAGTCCACCATCTTCCAAAGCATCAGTTTCCAAATCATCAACTTCTGGATCAACAGCGTCCATTACAGACCATATTACTCCCGTGCCCACCAGACCCAGCTCCTCCACAGCTGTGACAGATTCtgacgatgacgacgatgacGCAATACCAACAGCAGTGAAGACAACAGCTAGTCCAGCAACATTACGTGGTAGTGCAGCTACCCCGCCACCAAAATCTGAGGTGCTGAAGTTTTCGAATACTCTGTTCCCGACCAGCTTCCACACCGCCGCGGCTACAGACTATATCAAAGAGCTGGCTGAACGACTGGCCTTCACCAAGACTCCTGCCCTACAACACAGTCTGGAGGCGAAGATGAATCTCCAGGACTGTTCGGAGAGACACGCGTCGGTCTGCTACAAACAGCCAATTCGCTACCTCGGGAGGA CACCACTCTGTGGAGAAGGCTGGCTAGGACACCCGGATGTAGATAAATGCTACGTGGTGAACGCGTCTCCGTTGTCGTTTTATGATGCACATCAGCAGTGTCTCGCACAGGGAGGCGTCATGGCGCACGTGGACTCCGACTTCTACGGGAACGTCACGGCACTGGCGTTGTTGTTCTACCGCGCCAGAACCAGGATAG gaACCTTTGCTTGGGTTGATTTACAGTCCACAAACAAATTAAAGCTAAACGGCAGCTGTGCGTATTTGGATGACTTCACGCTCAAGGCATTTCCATGCACTACGTTTTTACCATCGGTCTGTGAAAAAGCACCACGCTATTTCC TTGCCGTGGACAGCGTGCAGCCTGTGTTTGACGATGACGACGTGGAGAACGTGTTCACGTCGTACAATCTCCCCGGGTCGCTGCTGTGTCCGCTAACGTCCAGTCTGCCAGACCAACAGGTCACGTGGGTTAAAGACGGGACGGTCATTCCGGAAATACGAGTCAGGGAGAGTTACAGAAACGGTTTTAACTCAC gAAACCTGCGCCTGGACTCCACCCTAGCACAACGTCTAGGGCGGTCACCGGGTGAGGTGGTTCACCCGTCACGGCTACAGGGGCTCTACTGGTGCCAGATGTGGTTAAACAGACCGTACCGGAAAATCAAGTCGAACAAATTCCTCGTCATTTTTAACG ATGTTTTAACACTGCACGGCGTGGTCAACACAAAGGGCATACCCCTGTACGACGCGGCGCTTCTCAACTACATGAACGCAGAAACCGGAATCCCCGTAACcatgtcacgtgacctgtcaACCATCAACCAAAACATCTTCCGCTCACTGCTCCGTCTGTTTACAACTGTGGGCGATATAGACAGCGTTGTGAAACATGCTGG CCCTGAGTCTGGGGAAGTGAGTTTCTACGTGCATCTCAGTCTGAAGCATCCGGTGTTGGACGATGTCAAAGATAAAATAGTAACAGCTTACCTGGAGCGATTTCACGACGTGCTCACCACAATGGACTTCAACATATCTCGACAGTGGAACGTGGAACGGCCAGTTGTCAGCAATATACGCATCCGTAGAACAG ATGCCTGTATTCGAGACGAACTGACAGACAAAGACACTGGTCACAAGGCCCACTTTGAAACCACAGCTGTCGGTCAGCGGGCAAACAGCAAGGATGTATGTG GCGCAATACCTGCTGGATTTGCGGTCTGCAAGGGAGACTATGAGACTGGTGCATTCTGGGATTTGTGGCATATTGACTCCACGTGTAATCTGCACGAGAACACAGAGCTGTTCATCACCCCGTTCAGCTCTCTGCCGAAGGAACCTTTCATGGAACTCGATAAG GTGGAGATAGAAGACTCTAACGTAATAGAAGTGATGGACAAACTGGAGGACATTCTGGAGAAGACGTCGGAGTTGACAGAAGCCGATATTGACAAGTGTGCACAGGTGATGAAGCGTATCGTAGAAGTGAACCCAAGCTCAGAACAG GTTGGGAAGCAGCTGGTTTCCACAGTAAACAAGATCCTGGATCTGGGAGACACTGCTATGCACAAGGCTGAAATGAAAACGAAGGCCGCTTCTACCATCATCAACAATCTGGAAGAGTTTGCAAGAAAATCGGATCTGGGCAGAATAACTCACGCTCGCTTTGTGTCTCCCAACATTGCTGTGGAGATGTGGGACCTGCAGCAAGGCATGAAGCCTGTGATTGGCCTAGGGGCGTCCGTCGCCGGTGACTGGAACACGCCCCTGTCCCAGCCGCGCATTCTTACAATCAGGGACCGATCGGACGACATGTTGATGACGTTTGATGTGGCCATAGAACTGCCCATTGCGCTGGTCACAGAGAGAAtgaatg CTGGTACGAACATAACTCGGCTGTCAATGATCATTTATCGGAAAGTGGGCTTGTTCACATCTGTCGCTCCTCTTTCCAACAACAGCCACGACGTCATCAACAGTGCCATCATCGCGGCCAGCCTGGGTGGCAAGAAGATAGTTGGTCTCCAGGATAGCATCCGCATGGTCTTCAAACCTTTCAAG GACAGGACCAGTCACTTGCAAACGACGAGATGTGTATATTGGGATTTCCATCGTAGTGGGTGGTCTAACGAAGGATGCCACTACAACGGCACCAAGTTCGGGAAGGAAATTTGTGTTTGTGATCATCTGACTAACTTCGCCATTCTGCTA GATTTCTACGGGCAGAGAAAACCGATTGCTCCGGATCACGAGCTGACTCTGAGCATCATCACGTTGGTTGGACTGTCCCTGTCCATCCTCGGTCTGTCCCTGACCGTCATCAGCTTCATATTCTTCAA GAAGCTGCGCAAAGGTCGTGCTCAGCTGACGTTGTTCAACATGGCGCTAGCCCTAGTTGCCGCGAACCTGGTATTCCTGGTTGGCATCAAGCAGACGTCCAACTACGTCATCTGTCTGTTGGTGTCCATGCTGCTGCACTACCTGCTGCTGGTGGCGTTCATGTGGATGCTGATCGAGGCAGTGCTCCAGTACTTCACGTTCGTCAAGGTGCTCGGCTCCTACATCTCGAGATACACACTCAAGACGCTCATCTCGGCATGGG GACTGCCGCTGATTCCGGTTATTACTGTTTTGTCCATAGACTACGACCTCTATCGCGGGAGATCTAACTA CTGCTGGCTCGATCTACAGGCGTTCTACTACGCCTTCGCCCTGCCCGTCGGCGTCATCATCTTCGTCAACGTCATCATGTTCGTCGTCGTGCTCGTCAGCATCACCAGGAGGCCTGACGGTCTCCGAAACAACCAGTCAAAACACAAGAGAGCCTCCACCAATCTGAAAGCAGCTATCACTGTCTTTGTGCTTCTAG GTCTCACGTGGACGTTTGGATATTTAGCGATTGACAACGCCCGACTTGTTTTCCAATACATCTTCACCATATTCAGTTCCCTTCAGGGCTTTTTCATCTTCATACTCATGGTTGCTCGGCGACCTCAGGTTCGCGAACAGTGGAAGGCGGTCTGCTGCAGGAAGAGAAATGAAAGGACACAGAAGAAGGTATCTCCCACCATTAGCAACTCGGCTTCATCTCGAGGCTCCGAGGGCTCATCACGAGGCTCGGACGCCTCATCTCGAGGCTCGGACGTAGGACTCCACTTCAACGGAAGCTCCCGAACTCTAATATCGACAAGTTCGTTGAGCTCCACGTGCAGCTCAATGAGCGGTTCGTATGGGAATTCTGCTTTCGTGTCCAGTAGTTTTGTGAACCGAGCGTTTAACGACGGATTTGATCCCATGTACAATGTGCATTCTCGGAGAAACAGCACACCTTACATGAACCTGTATGATAAACCGTGCGACATCAAACAGTGA